The genome window ATGCAGAAAGCGGTAAGGGGCCGGTGGTGACGGAACTGGCCGAGCTGCAGCAGAGCCTTGAGGCCATGGAAAAGGCCTTCCAGAAAAGAGATCTCGAGGATGCCTGGGAGCGGGTGATGGCTTTTGTGGTCCAGCCCGGGGTGGAATTTGCAAGTTTTGAAGTTTTCGATTACTGGCCGGAGGACTTCGAAGATCTGAGCGATTTTATTTCCCGGCGGGATGATCTGGTATTTGAAGGGCATTCGACCGATTATCAGACCCCTGAAGCTTTAAAAAGAATGGTGGCTGATGGCACAGCCATTCTGAAAGTTGGCCCGGGCCTCACCTTCGTTCTGCGGGAGGCGCTTTTCGCCCTGGAGGCCATTGTAAAAGAGCTGAGCTGGCAGCTGCCGGAGGGCGATGAAAAGGCTAATTTTTCCGAAATTCTGCTGGCGGAAATGAAACAAAATCCGGAAAGCTGGCAGGGTTATTATCAGGGCAGCAGAGAGGAGATCGAACTGGCCTGCCGTTACAGTTATTTTGATCGCAGCCGCTATTATCTTTCCCGACCGGCGGTGAAAAAAGCGCGGGAGAGGCTGAAGAAAAACTTCGACAGACTGGATGTGCCTCCCCCTCTTCTGCGGCAGTATCTGCCGGAACAGTACCGGGAGCTGCGGCGGGGAGAGTATAAAATGAAGGCGGAGAATTTGATCAAAAGTGCGGTGTTTCAGGAGTTGAAGCCTTATTTAAGGAGTACGGGACAGCTCAAGGAATAAAGAGAATAATGGTTCTCCACCGAAACTGCTGGTAAATAGGTGTGTCAAAAACTTCATTTAGTAGTACTGGAAGATATAAAGCGAAGTGATACTTGAAATTTTTCGCAATTCAGGTTAAGTCCATGGCCAAAAAATAGTGTCCCCGGCTCAGGATGTGCCGGGCTGAGCGCGAGCTCAGGGATGAGCTCTCGCGAAGGGAGCACAATTTTTTGGCCGAAAACTAAACTTATGCTGGGGAAAAATTTCATTGTGAACAGAGCTTTATATCTTTCAGTAATATACATAGCAATTCACATTATAAAGATGATCTTAAACAAATTTCACCAGCTGTTGGAGAGAAGATCCATAATAATAGAACGAAGAATAAATAGCGCGAAGAATAGTTTAAAATAAAAATTTTAGACTGGAGGTGACAGATCAGATGCTGGACGAGATGAAGAAAAGAGTTTATGAGATGAATGTCGAGCTGCCCCGGCAGGGATTGGTGGCCATGACCAGCGGCAATGTAAGCGGCCGCAGGCCCGGCGATGATCGGGTGGTCATCAAGCCGAGCGGCATGCCCTATGAGGAGATGGGGCCGGAGGATATGGTGGTGGTCGATCTGCAGGGAGAGGTGCTGGAAGGCGATAAAAAACCTTCAAGCGACACTGCTTCCCATCTATACGTTTACCGGCAGCGCCAGGATGTAAATGGGATGGTGCATACTCACAGCAATTATGCCACCAGTTTTGCAGCTTTAGGCGAGCCCATTCCGGCCTGCCTCACGCAGATAGCCGACGAATTTGGCGGCGATATTCCCGTCGGACCCTTTGTCCCCATCGGGGAGGAGGATATCGGTCAGGCGATCGTGGAAAACATAGGCGATTCGCCGGGGATTTTGCTGAAAAATCACGGAGTCTTTACCGTGGGCGAAAGTCCGGAGGCGGCGCTCAAATCCGCGGTGATGGTGGAAGATGCAGCCCGAACCGTTCATCTGGCTCAGACCCGGGGAGAGCCCGACCGGCTTCCCGATGAGGCCATTGAACGAGCTCACAGGCGGTATCAGGAGGATTATGGGCAGTAAATATTGAATTTTAAACTATATGACAGAAAGTTTAAATTACACGACAAAAGGAGGGTTTATATATGTCCCATGTGATAGGCGTTGACATAGGTACTCAGGGAACGAAAGCCGTGCTTTTGAGCGAAAGCGGAGAAGTCCTTGCCCACTCTTACAGCGGATATGAGGTGAATACGCCCCGGCCGAGCTGGGCTGAACAGTGGCCGAATGTCTGGGTTGAAGCAGTAAAAGAGACGATTTCAGAAGTTAAGGCCATTAGCGGGGTGGATAAGGAAAGCGTTAAGGGAATTGGCATAAGCAGTCTCTACGGCGGGGCAGGAGTTCCGGTTGATGAGAATCTGGAACCGGTATTTCCCTGCCTGATCTGGATGGACAGGAGAGCTGAAGATGAAGTTGACTGGGTTAAAAATAACGTGGATCTGGATAAATTATTCGACATAACGGGGAATCATGTAAATTCCTATTTTGGTTTTACCAAAATGCTCTGGATCAAGAACAACAAAAAAGAAATCTGGGATGAAATAGAATATTTCATACCTCCTGCGAATTATGCAATTCACGAGCTGACCGGAGAGCTGGCCGTGGATTATTCTTCGGCCGGGAACATAGGGGGAGTCTTCGACCTTAAAAAACGTGAATGGTCGGAGGAGATGATGAATGATCTGGGCATACCCTCAGATATGATGCTGCCCAGACTGGTCTCCTGTACTGATGTGGTGGGTAAACTCACAGATGAAACAGCTGAAGAGCTGGGATTAAGCCCGAATACTGCCGTGGTGGCCGGCGGTATAGATGCTCCTGTGGCCAATGTCGGTGCAGGAGCTTTTGCGGAAGGAAGTCACGTAGCCATGACCGGCACTTCCATGTGCTGGGGACTTATAACCAGGCAGAGAAACCTCTCGCCCAAACTTGTCAGTATGCCCTATTCTCTCGAATCAGAAGAAAAGATTTATACCTTCGGCGGATCGAGCACTGCTGGAGTTCTGGCCCGATGGTTCCGGGATGAATTTGCCAGACTCGAAAAGGATGTTGGTGCTAAATTAGATCTGGAAGCCTATGATCTGCTGGAGATGAAGGCAAAAGATATTCCTCCCGGCTCGGAGGGACTGCTGGTTTTGCCCTATTTTATGGGCGAAAGAAGTCCAATCTGGGACAGCAATGCCCGCGGCACCATTGTTGGCCTGAGTCTATATCATTCTCGCGAGCATCTTTATAGAGCATTTTTCGAAGGTGTCGCCTATGCCCTGAAGCATAATGTGGAATTGGTCGAAAAAACAGAAGCCGAGCTTGATGAGGAGATAATTATCAGCGGAGGCGTGACTCAATCAGAATTATGGCCGCAGATATTTGCAGATGTAACCGGCTATCCGGTGAAAATAATCAAGGATGATGTTGAAGCACCTCTGGGTGATGCGCTCCTGGCAGGCTTGGCAACCGATGTATTTGATTCTCCCGAAGTGATCGAAGACTGGCTGGAATTCAAGCCGGCCATCGAGCCCTCTGAAGAAAATTATGAAATTTATGATGAGTACTTCGAACAGTATCTGGATATATATCAAAATATCAAGGGCAACATGGAGCAGTTGACCGAACTCCCCTGATGCGGGGAAAATTTTCGATCATTTGGAAGGGTTAAAACGGCCTCACAGATGAGCATATATTACTGCTGTAGTCCAGCCCGGCAGGAAAAGAGAGTTCGATGTAGAAGTGCATAATATCAGCAGGATTAAAAAGGCGGGTGATCGTCAATGAAAAGATTGACGGCTGTCGGGCTGACTATGGCGGTGATGTTTTTGGTTTTTGCGGTTGTGAGTGTTCTTTTGAGCGGCGGATCGGCAGAATCGGTTCAGGCCAACGGTTTTCAGATTGAGGAAAAAGAAGAGCTGCCGGAAGAGCAGATTCTCAATCTGCCGATCGTGGAAGAAATTGAAGATATTGAAGATATTGAAGACCTCGAAGACCCCGGCATTCTTTTGTCCGAACTGGCCGATCATTTTGACTGGGATTATGAGTTGGCAGAGGATCAGGTTATCGTAGAAGAGAGTAAGCAATTTGCCAGGCCCGCGGATGCGGATGCAGACGATGATATCTCAGATGATATCCCGCTCGATGCCGGGCTGGTTCGAACTCTGGTGCAGGAACTGGAGGGCATAAAGCCTTTATTCGTCGCCTGGCTGGATGCGGATAAAACTTCGGCAGAAAGCGGCGACGAAGTTGAAGTTGAGATGAAGGTCTGGAATATTTCAGAAGAAGAACAGACGCTGAATTTCCGGGACGGTCAGGTTTATGACCTGCTGCTTTTGCGCGAGGGTGGCGATGATGAAGATGAGATCAAATGGCGCTGGTCTGAAGGCAGAGGTTTCACCATGGCTCTGCACAGCAAGACATTTGAACCGGGCGAGATCAGAAGCTGGCAGGAAAGCTTTGAAATCGATGAAGCTCTTGAGACCGGCATTTATCAGCTGGAAGGATGGATAACGGCCGAGGAAAGAATTGAATTTAACCCGGTGCCGATCGAGATAAGCGGTCGGGAAGATTGATCAGTGTCCGAGGAGGTGAGCGAAAGTGAATATAAAAAACTGCAAAAGCTGCGGCAATATTTTTGCTCCCGATGCAGGCGAGAAGTTCTGTCCTGACTGCATGGGCGAGCGGGAGGAAAAATACAAAAAGGTTAAGGATTTTCTCTGGGACAATCCCAACGCCACCGTCGATCGGGTTAATGAGGAGACCGGAGTCGAGAAAGATTTGATTATCGAATTCGTCAAGGAAGGCCGGCTGGAGGCCGACGAGGTGGTAGTGGACGGTCTTTTAGAATGCGAACGCTGCGGGGTTTCGATCTCTTCGGGACGCTATTGTTCCAGCTGCAAACAGGAGCTGGCCCAAGGCCTGAGCGGTGATGATTCCAGCGATAAAAAGAAAAAACAGGAGAAGAAAAAACGCTCGGACAGCAAGGAAATGCATACGAAAGACAGGATTAATGATAGAAGGAAGGGCAAAAATTGAGCAAAAAGGGGATTTGAGGCTAAAAAATGGAGCTAATAAGCTTTTAGGGCAGCTGAGGCCGTTTAAATGAACTCAGCTGCTTTTAATTTTTGCGCGAATATGACGATAATATAAGTGAAGATAGAAAGAAAAGCAAAAAAAGAGTCAGGAAAGAATGAATCAATTCTCGGAGTAAATTTGTGAGGTGAATTGCAGTGGAAATTAATGGTGTCAATCCCCAGCAGATTCAGAAAATTTATCAGCAGCAGCGTCAGCTCCTGAGCGAGAGCGAGGCCAATCAGGAGCGGGAAAGCGGCGATAGAATGGAGATATCCGCCGAAGCGCGGCAGATCCATGAATTCGCCGTTCAGATGGAGGAAACTCCCGATATCCGCCAGGAGCGTGTGGCCGAGCTGCGTCAGGAAGTGCAGAGCGGCTCCTATGAGATCGATCCAGAACAGATAGCCGAGAGCATGATAGATGAGATGGAAGCCGCCAATCCAGCTTCAGGAGAGGAGAGCTAAAAGATGGATGTTCAGGGTCCAGAACCGGCCAAATTTTCCAGCGAAAAAGAGGGTCAGGCCCAGGCCGGCGGTCAGTTCGGCAGAGAAGAGAATTTGACCGAACTGGAGCCGCTGGTGGATAAACTGTGCCGAATATTAAAAGAGATGGCCGATGTACATGAAAAAGCCCTGAAGCTGGCTGAAGAAAAAAAGGAGCGGCTGATAGAAAATGACATAGAGGGTTTGAGCGAGGTTGTCGAAAGGGAAGAAAAGGTTCTGCAGGAGATAGAAACTCTCGAAAAAGAACGCGGCCGGCTGGCAGATAAACTGGCCGGACTGACGGGAGAAGATGAGCTGAATATCTCCGCTTTGAAAGAGCAGGTGTCGGGCGAGCGCCGGCGCCGCCTCAAAAAGCTGCAGAATAAGCTGAATCCGCTGCTGGAGGAGCTGGATAGAGTCAACGAACAAAATCGCCAGCTGCTGCTGCAGGCCATGAAATTTAACGAAGTAACTTTTAAATTATTTTTGCAGGGAGCCGACGAGCAGGGAGTATATAAGAAGCCGGAGCAGGAAGGATCCGCCGGAGATGACGGCGTCGATAAGGAGCAGGTGCGCAACATTATCGACCGCAGGGCATAAAAGTTTTTGATAAAATTTTTTAAAGAAAGCATCGCAGAAAGGATGTAAACCGCCATGACCAGTCAGTTTACCGTTCTTAACACAGCGCTGAGTTCGCTTCAATCCCACCAAAAAGCGCTGGATACCACCGGTCATAACATAGCCAACGCCGATACCGACGGCTATACCCGTCAGCGGGCCGAGCTGGCAGCCACCCGCCCCTATTCCAAACCCGGCCGGAACATGCCGACTTCCGCCGGTCAGGTGGGTACGGGGGTCGAGGTGCAGCAGATCAGCCGGCTGCGGGATAATTTCATAGATGGACAGCTGAGGCGGCAAAACCAGATCGGCGGCTACTGGAATCAGAGGTCGGAAGGTCTGGAGCGCCTGGAGCTGATCTTTAATGAACCGAGCGAAAACAATCTCGATCAGGCCATGATAGATTTTCGCGATGGATTATCTGAACTGAGCAACGAGCCCGAAAGCAGATCGGCCCGCACCACGGTGCGCGAAAGAGGTGTAACTCTGGCCGATTCTTTCAATGATATCTATCGGCAGATGCGCGAATATCAGAACTCGCTGGACGGCGAGGTCGAAGCCGGAGTCGATGAGATAAACTCGATTTTTGACAGGATAGCGGAATTAAACGAACAGATTATTGCGGTTAAGGGCAGCGGCAACCAGCCCAATGATCTCATGGATACCCGCGATAGGCTGCTGGACGAGCTTAATGAGCTGGCGGATATCAGCGTTAGCGAACAGGCTTCCGGCAGCATCAATATAACCATGGGCGGCACGCAGGTGGTAACGGGGAAAAACGTTAAACCTCTGGGGGTAAGAGAGAATGACGATGGTTTAAATGAAGTGTATCACCAGCATACCGGGGAGAGGGCCAACATTGCCGGAGGCGAACTTTCCGGTCTTCTGGAGATCAGGGATGAAGAGATCGGGGGTTTGAGCAGTGAAGGTCACGACAGCGGTTATATAGATGAGCTCAATGATATGGCCAGGGCTTTTGCCGATCATTTTAACGATGTTCATAAATCCGGTTATGACCTCAATGGCGATCCGGGGGAAGAGTTTTTTACCTATGCGGCGGACGAGGATAATCCGGCCTGGGGGCTGGAGATATCGAGAAATATTCGCGAGTCGACGGATAATATAGCGGGCGGCAATTACAGCGATAATCCTTCCGTGGCCCGGGTTATTGATTTTGATCCCGATGATATTGTCGATGACAGCTACAGCTATCGGGTTGAGGCCGGCACATTTGGCGAGGACGGCACCAGCTTTGATTTTGAGGAGATTGCTGCCGGCGAGGTCAAGCAGGATTTTCAGGTGGATGTGAACTACGACGTTGATAATGGGCTCGACGAGGAAGATGTGGAGCTGGATGTGTGGACGAATACAGCCACGGAGATGTCGGCTGAAGAAGATATAGAAGATATTGCCATCGAGGAAGATGAGCAATATGAGATTGTAGATTTGGATGATTATTTTGACAATAATGAAACAAACTATGATAACGGTCTAATAGATGAAAATGACGACGAGATAGTCGCTGTCAGCGAGGATAGAGAAGAATTTGATTTACTGGAAAAAGCGGTGGAAATTGACCCAGATGGAGAGCTGGGAGATGATCACTTAGAATTTGAGGAAATTGATGATGATCCTCTCTCGCTGGATTTTGATGCGGTTTTGACGGGGTCGGAGAACGATAATATTCGCGCAGGCGAGGTTCACATCGATAATATCTCAACCGAGGGAGATGATATTGTAGAGATAGAGGCCTCGGGCACGGCCAACCGTCTCGATTTCGACGTGGACGTGCCAGAAGACGAAGATATTGAAGAGATAGAAGTCGATTGGGAAGATGAAGAGGTACGGGTGCCGGAAGGAGAGCTGGATGAATTAGAAGGTCAGGATATTTACCGGGAAGTCATGGGCAGAATGCCGACTGAGGAAGTTTTTGTAGACGATGATGAAGAAACTCTTTTCAGCGTCGATAACGAATTCAACCTGGCCGTGGCCGATCGGGGTGAGGCCAACATATCCTTCGATACTCCCCGCGGCAGCGGTTCCAATGCTTCTTCGCTGGCCAGGACCATAAATGAGGATGAAATTAATATCGGCGAGGAAAGATCCTCGGTCAAAGAATATTTCGAAGGAGTTATATCCTCGCTGGGCGTGGATGGACAGCGGGCCAATCAGATGGTGGAGAATTCTGAAGCGCTTTCGGATCAGCTGCACAATCAGCGGGAATCCATCTCCGGAGTCTCGCTGGATGAAGAGATGGCCAACATGGTTAAATATCAGCAGGCCTA of Halarsenatibacter silvermanii contains these proteins:
- a CDS encoding class II D-tagatose-bisphosphate aldolase non-catalytic subunit; translated protein: MQKFAADILQEQAAGRPAGIASICSSSVEVLESVLAHADSIEGNILIEATCNQVNQFGGYTGRTPDKFCSWILEMAEEYEVKRDKLKLGGDHLGVVPFQDEPAAEAMKKGRQMAYDYARAGFDKLHLDASPPLADDSLPLPVEKIAARTAELCQAAEKGFAEGDSTGEIPPNYVVGSEVPSPGGDENAESGKGPVVTELAELQQSLEAMEKAFQKRDLEDAWERVMAFVVQPGVEFASFEVFDYWPEDFEDLSDFISRRDDLVFEGHSTDYQTPEALKRMVADGTAILKVGPGLTFVLREALFALEAIVKELSWQLPEGDEKANFSEILLAEMKQNPESWQGYYQGSREEIELACRYSYFDRSRYYLSRPAVKKARERLKKNFDRLDVPPPLLRQYLPEQYRELRRGEYKMKAENLIKSAVFQELKPYLRSTGQLKE
- a CDS encoding L-ribulose-5-phosphate 4-epimerase, which translates into the protein MLDEMKKRVYEMNVELPRQGLVAMTSGNVSGRRPGDDRVVIKPSGMPYEEMGPEDMVVVDLQGEVLEGDKKPSSDTASHLYVYRQRQDVNGMVHTHSNYATSFAALGEPIPACLTQIADEFGGDIPVGPFVPIGEEDIGQAIVENIGDSPGILLKNHGVFTVGESPEAALKSAVMVEDAARTVHLAQTRGEPDRLPDEAIERAHRRYQEDYGQ
- a CDS encoding FGGY-family carbohydrate kinase; its protein translation is MSHVIGVDIGTQGTKAVLLSESGEVLAHSYSGYEVNTPRPSWAEQWPNVWVEAVKETISEVKAISGVDKESVKGIGISSLYGGAGVPVDENLEPVFPCLIWMDRRAEDEVDWVKNNVDLDKLFDITGNHVNSYFGFTKMLWIKNNKKEIWDEIEYFIPPANYAIHELTGELAVDYSSAGNIGGVFDLKKREWSEEMMNDLGIPSDMMLPRLVSCTDVVGKLTDETAEELGLSPNTAVVAGGIDAPVANVGAGAFAEGSHVAMTGTSMCWGLITRQRNLSPKLVSMPYSLESEEKIYTFGGSSTAGVLARWFRDEFARLEKDVGAKLDLEAYDLLEMKAKDIPPGSEGLLVLPYFMGERSPIWDSNARGTIVGLSLYHSREHLYRAFFEGVAYALKHNVELVEKTEAELDEEIIISGGVTQSELWPQIFADVTGYPVKIIKDDVEAPLGDALLAGLATDVFDSPEVIEDWLEFKPAIEPSEENYEIYDEYFEQYLDIYQNIKGNMEQLTELP
- a CDS encoding BsuPI-related putative proteinase inhibitor, coding for MKRLTAVGLTMAVMFLVFAVVSVLLSGGSAESVQANGFQIEEKEELPEEQILNLPIVEEIEDIEDIEDLEDPGILLSELADHFDWDYELAEDQVIVEESKQFARPADADADDDISDDIPLDAGLVRTLVQELEGIKPLFVAWLDADKTSAESGDEVEVEMKVWNISEEEQTLNFRDGQVYDLLLLREGGDDEDEIKWRWSEGRGFTMALHSKTFEPGEIRSWQESFEIDEALETGIYQLEGWITAEERIEFNPVPIEISGRED
- the flgM gene encoding flagellar biosynthesis anti-sigma factor FlgM; this translates as MEINGVNPQQIQKIYQQQRQLLSESEANQERESGDRMEISAEARQIHEFAVQMEETPDIRQERVAELRQEVQSGSYEIDPEQIAESMIDEMEAANPASGEES
- a CDS encoding flagellar protein FlgN encodes the protein MDVQGPEPAKFSSEKEGQAQAGGQFGREENLTELEPLVDKLCRILKEMADVHEKALKLAEEKKERLIENDIEGLSEVVEREEKVLQEIETLEKERGRLADKLAGLTGEDELNISALKEQVSGERRRRLKKLQNKLNPLLEELDRVNEQNRQLLLQAMKFNEVTFKLFLQGADEQGVYKKPEQEGSAGDDGVDKEQVRNIIDRRA
- the flgK gene encoding flagellar hook-associated protein FlgK — its product is MTSQFTVLNTALSSLQSHQKALDTTGHNIANADTDGYTRQRAELAATRPYSKPGRNMPTSAGQVGTGVEVQQISRLRDNFIDGQLRRQNQIGGYWNQRSEGLERLELIFNEPSENNLDQAMIDFRDGLSELSNEPESRSARTTVRERGVTLADSFNDIYRQMREYQNSLDGEVEAGVDEINSIFDRIAELNEQIIAVKGSGNQPNDLMDTRDRLLDELNELADISVSEQASGSINITMGGTQVVTGKNVKPLGVRENDDGLNEVYHQHTGERANIAGGELSGLLEIRDEEIGGLSSEGHDSGYIDELNDMARAFADHFNDVHKSGYDLNGDPGEEFFTYAADEDNPAWGLEISRNIRESTDNIAGGNYSDNPSVARVIDFDPDDIVDDSYSYRVEAGTFGEDGTSFDFEEIAAGEVKQDFQVDVNYDVDNGLDEEDVELDVWTNTATEMSAEEDIEDIAIEEDEQYEIVDLDDYFDNNETNYDNGLIDENDDEIVAVSEDREEFDLLEKAVEIDPDGELGDDHLEFEEIDDDPLSLDFDAVLTGSENDNIRAGEVHIDNISTEGDDIVEIEASGTANRLDFDVDVPEDEDIEEIEVDWEDEEVRVPEGELDELEGQDIYREVMGRMPTEEVFVDDDEETLFSVDNEFNLAVADRGEANISFDTPRGSGSNASSLARTINEDEINIGEERSSVKEYFEGVISSLGVDGQRANQMVENSEALSDQLHNQRESISGVSLDEEMANMVKYQQAYAAAANVITTFQENMNTLIGMMQ